In a genomic window of Streptomyces sp. BHT-5-2:
- a CDS encoding GNAT family N-acetyltransferase gives MPSTESGLTPAPDDTRGEPPAPHPGVTPPAAPTPAAGPLLDDLAGWPPADTPAGPFALVPVEVDRDLDRITAWMNDPAVAAFWELAGPPETTAAHLRAQLDGDGRSVPCLGVLDGVPMSYWEIYRAELDRVADYYRARPHDTGIHLLIGGSGDRGRGLGTALLRATADLILDHRPRCERVLAEPDLRNTGSVAAFLGAGFRYAEEIELPEKRAALMIRDRAHRHRL, from the coding sequence GTGCCCTCGACCGAATCCGGCCTCACCCCCGCGCCGGACGACACCCGCGGCGAACCGCCCGCGCCCCACCCCGGCGTGACGCCGCCCGCAGCCCCCACCCCGGCCGCGGGCCCGCTGTTGGACGACCTCGCCGGCTGGCCGCCGGCCGACACCCCCGCCGGGCCGTTCGCCCTCGTCCCGGTGGAGGTGGACCGCGACCTGGACCGGATCACCGCCTGGATGAACGATCCGGCCGTCGCCGCCTTCTGGGAGCTGGCCGGCCCCCCGGAGACCACCGCCGCCCATCTGCGCGCCCAACTGGACGGCGACGGCCGCAGCGTGCCCTGCCTGGGCGTCCTGGACGGCGTCCCGATGAGCTACTGGGAGATCTACCGCGCCGAACTGGACCGCGTCGCCGACTACTACCGCGCCCGCCCCCACGACACCGGCATCCACCTGCTCATCGGCGGCAGCGGCGACCGCGGCCGCGGCCTGGGCACCGCGCTGCTGCGCGCCACCGCCGACCTCATCCTCGACCACCGCCCGCGCTGCGAGCGCGTCCTGGCCGAACCCGACCTGCGCAACACCGGCTCGGTCGCGGCGTTCCTCGGCGCCGGCTTCCGCTACGCCGAGGAGATCGAACTCCCGGAGAAGCGCGCGGCGTTGATGATCCGCGACCGCGCGCACCGCCACCGGCTCTGA
- a CDS encoding IucA/IucC family siderophore biosynthesis protein has protein sequence MSRPTAPAAPVAPGRTPSHDAWQRAARRLFAKTLAEFAYEEILTPEPDGTTLDGTPRYRLPITDDLTYRFTARRSSYGHWRIDPHSITPHADPLRFVTHAHDTVLGLSGDTTGHLIRELTATLAADTRLDATALSAADLADLDYAALEGHQTGHPWLVANKGRLGFSATDAGTWAPEARTPQPLPWLAAHRRIAHYRGVPALATPDLLYGEELAPATRHAFAGTLTDAGRDPADYLYLPVHPWQWDETIAPLFAPQLADKSIIALPTDNDLRLPQQSIRTFLNLTRPRARTVKLPLSILNTLVWRGLPTERTLAAPAVTAWVHGLRDGDTYLRDETRVILLGETASVTVEHPLYDRLPGVPYQYKELLGCIWREPLAAHLEPGERARTLASLLQTDPAGRALTAELVHRSGRSPRVWLARLFAALLPPLLHFLYQYGTVFSPHGENAIVVFDEHDVPTRLAMKDFVDDVNTSSQPLPEHEAMPGDVRAVLLTEPPSFLTQFIHSGLFVGVFRYLAPLCEDQLGVPEDEFWSLVRAEILRHHERFPHLKERQETFDLLTPEIERLCLNRNRLHVDGYRDRRDRPHAAVHGTVPNPLYAP, from the coding sequence GTGTCCCGTCCCACTGCTCCCGCCGCTCCCGTCGCGCCCGGGCGGACCCCGTCGCACGACGCCTGGCAGCGCGCCGCCCGCCGGCTCTTCGCCAAGACCCTCGCGGAGTTCGCCTACGAGGAGATCCTCACCCCCGAACCCGACGGCACCACCCTGGACGGCACCCCCCGCTACCGCCTGCCGATCACCGACGACCTCACCTACCGCTTCACCGCCCGCAGAAGCTCCTACGGGCACTGGCGCATCGACCCGCACTCGATCACCCCGCACGCCGATCCGCTGCGCTTCGTCACCCACGCCCACGACACCGTCCTCGGCCTGTCCGGCGACACCACCGGCCACCTCATCCGCGAACTGACCGCCACCCTCGCCGCCGACACCCGCCTGGACGCCACCGCGCTCAGCGCCGCGGACCTCGCCGACCTGGACTACGCCGCCCTCGAAGGACACCAGACCGGCCACCCCTGGCTCGTCGCCAACAAGGGACGGCTCGGCTTCTCCGCGACCGACGCCGGGACCTGGGCACCCGAGGCCCGCACCCCGCAGCCGCTGCCCTGGCTCGCCGCGCACCGCCGCATCGCCCACTACCGCGGCGTCCCCGCCCTGGCCACCCCCGATCTCCTCTACGGCGAGGAGCTCGCCCCCGCCACCCGGCACGCCTTCGCCGGCACGCTCACCGACGCCGGCCGCGACCCGGCCGACTACCTCTACCTCCCCGTGCATCCCTGGCAGTGGGACGAGACCATCGCCCCGCTCTTCGCCCCGCAACTCGCCGACAAATCCATCATCGCGCTGCCCACCGACAACGACCTCCGGCTCCCGCAGCAGTCGATCCGCACCTTCCTCAACCTCACCCGCCCCCGGGCGCGCACCGTCAAACTGCCGCTGTCCATCCTCAACACCCTGGTCTGGCGGGGCCTGCCCACCGAGCGCACCCTCGCCGCCCCCGCCGTCACCGCCTGGGTGCACGGCCTGCGCGACGGCGATACGTATCTGCGCGACGAGACCCGGGTGATCCTCCTCGGCGAGACCGCCTCGGTCACCGTCGAGCACCCCCTCTACGACCGGCTGCCCGGCGTCCCCTACCAGTACAAGGAACTGCTCGGCTGCATCTGGCGCGAGCCGCTCGCCGCCCACCTGGAGCCGGGGGAGCGCGCCCGCACCCTGGCCTCCCTGCTGCAGACCGACCCCGCCGGCCGCGCCCTGACCGCGGAGCTGGTGCACCGCTCCGGCCGGTCCCCGCGGGTCTGGCTGGCCCGGCTGTTCGCCGCGCTGCTGCCGCCCCTGCTGCACTTCCTGTACCAGTACGGCACGGTCTTCTCCCCGCACGGCGAGAACGCCATCGTCGTCTTCGACGAGCACGACGTCCCCACCCGCCTGGCCATGAAGGACTTCGTCGACGACGTCAACACCAGCTCCCAGCCGCTGCCCGAGCACGAAGCCATGCCGGGCGACGTCCGGGCGGTGCTGCTGACCGAACCGCCGTCCTTCCTCACCCAGTTCATCCACTCCGGTCTCTTCGTCGGCGTCTTCCGCTATCTGGCACCGCTGTGCGAGGACCAACTCGGCGTCCCCGAGGACGAGTTCTGGTCACTCGTCCGGGCGGAGATCCTGCGGCACCACGAGCGCTTCCCGCATCTCAAGGAGCGGCAGGAGACCTTCGACCTGCTCACGCCGGAGATCGAGCGGCTGTGCCTGAACCGCAACCGACTGCACGTGGACGGTTACCGCGACCGCCGCGACCGCCCGCACGCCGCCGTCCACGGCACCGTCCCCAACCCCCTGTACGCCCCGTGA
- a CDS encoding ATP-dependent DNA helicase encodes MTKPSLPDLLHAAVSAVGGTERPGQVAMAEAVAEAVDDQSHLLVQAGTGTGKSLGYLVPALAHGERVVVATATLALQRQLVERDLPRTVEALHPQLRRRPDFAMLKGRSNYLCLHRLHEGAPQDEEDGLFDVFEQTAPTSKLGKDLLRLRDWADETETGDRDDLTPGVSDRAWGQVSVSSRECLGASKCAYGAECFAEAARERSKLADVVITNHALLAIDAIEGAPVLPQHEVLIIDEAHELVSRVTGAATGELTPGQVNRAVRRAAKLVNEKAADQLQTAAETFERLMELALPGRLEELPEDLGYCLMALRDAARTVIVALGSTRDKSVQDEDAVRKQALASVETVHDVAERIAGGSEYDVVWYERHDRFGASLRVAPLSVSGLLREKLFTDRSVVLTSATLKLGGDFNGVAASLGLGPEGTATEDEPVWKGLDVGSPFDYGKQGILYVAKHLAQPGREGSRDDMLDELAELIEAAGGRTLGLFSSMRGAQAAAEAMRGRLDVPVLLQGEETLGELIRTFAADARTCLFGTLSLWQGVDVPGPNCQLVVMDRVPFPRPDDPLMSARQKAVEEAGGNGFMAVAATHAALLMAQGAGRLVRATGDRGVVAVLDPRVERARYGSFLRRSMPDFWYTTDRNQVRRSLAAIDKAAKEAAGE; translated from the coding sequence ATGACGAAGCCCTCTCTCCCCGATCTGCTCCATGCCGCCGTCTCCGCCGTCGGCGGCACCGAGCGGCCCGGCCAGGTGGCCATGGCCGAGGCCGTCGCCGAGGCCGTGGACGACCAGTCCCACCTGCTGGTACAGGCCGGCACCGGCACCGGAAAGTCCCTCGGCTATCTGGTGCCCGCGCTGGCCCACGGCGAGCGAGTGGTGGTCGCCACGGCGACCCTCGCCCTCCAGCGCCAGCTCGTCGAGCGCGATCTGCCGCGGACGGTCGAGGCGCTGCATCCGCAGCTCCGCCGCCGCCCCGATTTCGCGATGCTCAAGGGCCGCTCCAACTACCTCTGCCTGCACCGCCTCCACGAGGGCGCCCCGCAGGACGAGGAGGACGGCCTCTTCGACGTCTTCGAGCAGACGGCGCCGACCAGCAAGCTCGGCAAGGACCTGCTGCGGCTGCGGGACTGGGCGGACGAGACCGAGACCGGCGACCGCGACGACCTGACCCCCGGTGTCTCGGACCGCGCCTGGGGCCAGGTCTCGGTCTCCTCCCGGGAGTGCCTGGGCGCCTCGAAGTGCGCGTACGGCGCGGAGTGCTTCGCCGAGGCGGCCCGGGAGCGGTCCAAGCTCGCCGACGTGGTGATCACCAACCACGCGCTGCTGGCGATCGACGCCATCGAGGGCGCCCCGGTCCTGCCGCAGCACGAGGTCCTGATCATCGACGAGGCCCATGAGCTGGTCTCCCGGGTGACGGGCGCGGCCACCGGCGAGCTCACCCCCGGCCAGGTCAACCGCGCGGTGCGGCGCGCCGCCAAGCTCGTCAACGAGAAGGCCGCCGACCAGCTCCAGACCGCCGCCGAGACCTTCGAGCGCCTGATGGAGCTGGCCCTGCCCGGCCGCCTGGAGGAGCTCCCCGAGGACCTCGGCTACTGCCTGATGGCGCTGCGGGACGCGGCCCGCACGGTGATCGTCGCGCTCGGCTCGACCCGCGACAAGTCCGTCCAGGACGAGGACGCCGTCCGCAAGCAGGCCCTGGCCTCGGTGGAGACCGTCCACGACGTCGCCGAGCGGATCGCGGGCGGCTCCGAGTACGACGTGGTCTGGTACGAGCGCCATGATCGCTTCGGGGCGTCGTTGCGGGTGGCGCCGCTGTCGGTCTCCGGGCTGCTGCGGGAGAAGCTCTTCACCGACCGCTCCGTGGTGCTGACCTCCGCCACCCTCAAGTTGGGCGGCGACTTCAACGGCGTGGCCGCCTCGCTGGGCCTGGGCCCGGAGGGCACCGCGACCGAGGACGAGCCGGTATGGAAGGGCCTGGACGTCGGCTCGCCCTTCGACTACGGCAAGCAGGGCATCCTCTACGTCGCCAAGCACCTGGCCCAGCCGGGCCGGGAGGGCAGCCGCGACGACATGCTCGACGAGCTGGCGGAGCTGATCGAGGCGGCCGGCGGGCGGACGCTGGGGCTGTTCTCGTCGATGCGGGGCGCACAGGCGGCGGCGGAGGCGATGCGCGGCCGGCTGGACGTGCCGGTCCTGCTCCAGGGCGAGGAGACCCTCGGCGAGCTGATCCGGACGTTCGCCGCGGACGCCCGGACGTGCCTGTTCGGCACTCTCTCGCTGTGGCAGGGCGTGGACGTCCCGGGCCCCAACTGCCAGCTGGTGGTCATGGACCGGGTGCCGTTCCCGCGGCCGGACGACCCGCTGATGAGCGCCCGGCAGAAGGCGGTGGAGGAGGCCGGCGGCAATGGCTTCATGGCGGTCGCGGCGACCCATGCCGCGTTGCTGATGGCCCAAGGCGCCGGCCGTCTGGTCCGGGCCACCGGCGACCGCGGTGTGGTGGCGGTGCTG